The following are encoded together in the Mammaliicoccus vitulinus genome:
- the sppA gene encoding signal peptide peptidase SppA, whose product MSKRIIAIIIAAILVIGGIVVSAVGIFMDDSWKKTATDSDGISESVQSGSDSSSKIVKLSVNGTIEDTGQEESLFGGGGYNHQSFLKQLDKIKKDKDVKGVLLEVNSPGGGTYESDEIHKKLEEIKAKDKKVYVQMKNMAASGGYYISTPADKIYAGSQTLTGSLGVIISSTNYAELADKLGVKDESVTSGKHKQILNPMKDMTKEERNIMQSIIDDSYKQFVNVIKDGRHMSESDVKKLADGRIYSAQQAKSNGLIDEIGYEDDAIKALRGDIKSKNAQVVTYGASSGFLNFPMAAKSKLSSMIGLDDLSKYESLVKANNSPQPMYLYGE is encoded by the coding sequence ATGTCTAAAAGAATTATAGCCATCATCATAGCAGCTATTTTAGTAATAGGCGGTATAGTTGTGAGTGCTGTTGGCATATTTATGGATGATTCATGGAAGAAAACAGCGACTGATTCAGATGGGATTAGTGAATCTGTTCAATCTGGTAGCGATAGCAGTAGTAAAATTGTTAAACTATCCGTAAATGGAACCATTGAAGATACAGGCCAAGAAGAATCATTGTTCGGCGGTGGAGGATACAATCATCAATCATTTTTAAAACAATTAGATAAAATTAAAAAAGATAAAGATGTTAAAGGTGTACTTCTAGAAGTGAATTCTCCAGGTGGAGGAACATATGAAAGTGATGAAATACATAAGAAATTAGAAGAAATAAAAGCTAAAGATAAAAAAGTGTATGTTCAAATGAAGAATATGGCTGCTTCAGGTGGTTATTACATTTCGACACCAGCAGATAAAATTTATGCAGGTTCTCAAACATTAACAGGTTCTTTAGGTGTTATTATTTCTAGTACGAATTATGCGGAATTAGCTGATAAATTAGGTGTTAAAGATGAATCTGTTACATCAGGTAAGCATAAACAAATATTAAATCCTATGAAAGATATGACTAAAGAAGAACGTAACATAATGCAATCCATTATTGACGATAGCTATAAGCAATTCGTAAATGTCATTAAAGATGGTAGACATATGTCTGAATCAGATGTTAAGAAATTAGCTGATGGTAGAATTTATTCAGCGCAACAAGCTAAATCTAATGGCTTAATTGATGAAATTGGCTATGAAGATGATGCGATTAAAGCTTTAAGAGGCGACATAAAATCTAAAAACGCACAAGTTGTAACTTATGGTGCATCATCTGGATTTTTAAACTTCCCAATGGCAGCGAAAAGTAAATTGTCTTCTATGATAGGTTTAGATGATTTAAGTAAATATGAATCTTTAGTTAAAGCAAATAATTCACCACAACCAATGTACTTGTATGGTGAGTAA
- a CDS encoding metal-dependent hydrolase yields the protein MKVSFHGQSVIYFESKGYKVIVDPFITGNPLSDLKADEVEVDYIILTHGHGDHLGDTASIAKRTGATVIALPEALDYLSNKHGLENVHPMNIGGNVEFNFGKVKYVQAFHSNSFTEENGEIVYLGMPTGIVLETEAGTIYHTGDTGLFSDMKLIADRHPVDLCFIPIGDNFTMGIDDASYAINEFIKPKKVVPIHYDTFDYIKQDPKDFEKAVTEAEVSILKPGEYVEL from the coding sequence ATGAAAGTATCATTTCATGGACAATCAGTAATCTATTTTGAAAGTAAAGGATATAAAGTGATTGTGGATCCATTTATTACAGGAAATCCACTGTCGGATTTAAAGGCAGATGAAGTAGAAGTTGATTATATCATTTTAACTCATGGTCACGGAGATCATTTAGGTGATACGGCAAGTATTGCAAAAAGAACTGGTGCAACAGTAATTGCGTTACCAGAAGCACTTGATTATTTATCAAATAAACATGGTCTTGAAAACGTACATCCAATGAATATTGGTGGTAACGTTGAATTTAATTTCGGTAAAGTTAAATATGTACAAGCATTTCATAGTAATAGTTTCACAGAAGAGAATGGTGAAATTGTATATTTAGGTATGCCAACTGGTATTGTTTTAGAAACGGAAGCTGGTACCATTTATCACACAGGAGATACTGGGTTATTTAGTGACATGAAGTTAATCGCTGACAGACATCCAGTAGATTTATGCTTTATTCCGATTGGAGATAATTTCACAATGGGAATTGACGATGCTAGTTATGCAATTAATGAGTTTATTAAACCTAAAAAAGTCGTTCCGATACACTATGATACTTTCGATTATATTAAACAAGATCCAAAAGATTTTGAAAAAGCTGTAACCGAAGCGGAAGTAAGTATTTTAAAACCTGGTGAATACGTTGAATTATAA
- the ald gene encoding alanine dehydrogenase: MIIGVPREIKNNENRVALTPSGVASLIAQKHVVKVETEAGIGSQFTDEDYKQSGAEIVNQQEAWNVDMVMKVKEPLKEEYQFFKKDLILFTYLHLAAEESLTNALLEKEVTSIAYETVQLSDRSLPLLAPMSEVAGRMSTQIGAQFLQKTNGGIGILLSGVPGVKRGKVTIIGGGQAGTNAAKMAVGLGADVTIIDLNPTRLQQLDDLFGSSVQTMMSSPLNIEEAVVESDLVIGSVLIPGAKAPKLVTEDMVKKMRPGSVLVDIAIDQGGSFETSDRITTHDDPTYVKHGVVHYAVANMPGAVPRTSTIALNNATTPYAIQLANKGYVKACQDNEALAKGLNTIHGKLTYEEVAKAFDKEYTPYQEVLK; the protein is encoded by the coding sequence ATGATTATAGGGGTACCAAGAGAAATTAAAAATAATGAAAACAGGGTGGCATTAACACCTAGTGGCGTAGCTAGTTTAATAGCACAAAAACATGTGGTTAAAGTTGAAACAGAAGCTGGAATTGGTTCACAATTTACTGATGAAGATTATAAACAATCTGGCGCAGAAATTGTTAACCAACAAGAAGCGTGGAATGTAGATATGGTTATGAAAGTTAAAGAACCACTTAAAGAAGAATATCAATTTTTCAAAAAGGATTTAATTTTATTTACATACTTACATTTAGCAGCAGAAGAATCTTTGACAAATGCATTGTTAGAAAAAGAAGTGACATCAATAGCATACGAGACTGTACAGTTAAGCGATCGTTCATTACCATTATTAGCTCCAATGAGTGAAGTTGCAGGTAGAATGTCGACACAAATCGGCGCTCAATTTCTTCAAAAAACTAATGGTGGAATTGGTATACTATTATCGGGTGTTCCGGGTGTTAAACGAGGCAAAGTGACAATAATCGGAGGCGGTCAAGCTGGAACAAATGCAGCTAAAATGGCAGTTGGTCTAGGTGCAGATGTAACGATTATCGATTTAAATCCAACACGCTTACAACAATTAGATGATTTATTTGGTTCTAGTGTACAAACAATGATGTCATCACCATTAAATATTGAAGAAGCAGTAGTGGAAAGTGATTTAGTAATTGGCTCAGTACTTATTCCAGGAGCAAAAGCACCAAAGCTTGTAACTGAAGATATGGTTAAAAAAATGAGACCAGGTTCAGTATTAGTAGATATCGCAATTGACCAAGGTGGTTCATTCGAAACATCAGATAGAATTACAACACATGATGATCCAACTTACGTTAAACACGGTGTTGTTCATTATGCAGTTGCTAATATGCCTGGAGCTGTACCTCGAACATCTACAATTGCATTAAACAATGCAACTACACCATATGCAATTCAACTAGCAAACAAAGGCTATGTGAAAGCTTGTCAAGATAACGAAGCTTTAGCAAAAGGCTTAAATACGATTCATGGTAAATTAACTTATGAAGAAGTAGCGAAAGCATTTGATAAAGAATATACACCTTATCAAGAAGTATTAAAATAA
- the tpx gene encoding thiol peroxidase, giving the protein MAQVTFKNEPVTILGKEVTVGSVAPDFTVLANDLSEKTLKDYEGKKKLISAVPSIDTGVCSQQTRKFNEEAANEQDGVVLTISNDLPFAQKRWCAAEGLENVITLSDHRDLSFGENFGVIMKELRLLARSVFVLDKDNKVVYAEVVSEGTDHPDYDKALEAYRNLN; this is encoded by the coding sequence ATGGCGCAAGTTACATTCAAGAATGAACCAGTTACGATATTAGGTAAGGAAGTTACAGTAGGTTCAGTAGCACCAGATTTTACTGTATTAGCAAATGATTTATCTGAAAAGACTTTAAAAGACTATGAAGGTAAAAAGAAACTTATTAGTGCCGTACCTTCTATAGATACAGGAGTATGTAGTCAACAAACTCGTAAATTTAATGAAGAAGCTGCAAATGAACAAGATGGTGTTGTTTTAACAATATCTAACGACTTACCATTCGCACAAAAAAGATGGTGTGCAGCAGAAGGTTTAGAAAATGTTATTACATTAAGTGATCATCGCGATTTATCATTCGGTGAAAACTTTGGTGTTATCATGAAAGAACTTCGTTTATTAGCGCGTTCAGTATTTGTTTTGGACAAAGATAATAAAGTTGTTTATGCTGAAGTAGTGAGTGAAGGTACTGACCACCCTGACTATGATAAAGCTTTAGAAGCTTATAGAAATTTAAACTAA
- a CDS encoding universal stress protein: MLSYKNILIAVDGSTESEWAFNKAVAVAKRNDAKLTIVNVVDSRSYASVEAYDTQIVNKATSFAESLLSGYKEFAEKNGVNNVATKLEFGSPKTVIPKKLAVEFDVDLIMCGTSGLNAVERFIVGSVSESIVRNSPCDVLVIRTETMPDDFEPVVATKELFDEHHEGK; this comes from the coding sequence ATGTTAAGTTACAAAAATATTTTAATAGCTGTAGATGGTTCAACTGAGTCAGAATGGGCATTCAACAAAGCTGTAGCTGTCGCTAAGCGTAATGATGCTAAATTAACAATCGTCAACGTTGTAGACTCTCGTTCATATGCAAGTGTCGAAGCCTACGATACTCAAATAGTAAATAAGGCAACAAGCTTTGCTGAAAGTTTATTATCTGGATATAAAGAATTTGCTGAAAAAAATGGTGTAAATAATGTAGCAACTAAACTTGAATTCGGTTCACCTAAAACTGTTATTCCAAAAAAATTAGCCGTTGAATTTGATGTAGACCTTATCATGTGTGGTACTTCAGGTTTAAATGCTGTTGAACGATTTATAGTCGGTTCAGTTTCTGAATCAATCGTAAGAAACTCACCATGTGATGTTTTAGTTATTAGAACTGAAACAATGCCTGATGATTTCGAACCAGTTGTAGCTACTAAAGAATTATTCGATGAACATCACGAAGGTAAATAA
- a CDS encoding class I SAM-dependent methyltransferase encodes MTEEKNIMEVLFEKLDVKSKDLHDENGQSYIENLGLALEEIYTNQRDLLEQSTLQERRKAFQFAYLSLLKEEVIQPNHQMTPDSIGFILSYLVNLFNKNKKELNIVDIASGTGHLSATINEQNQEKKVMHHLVEVDPVLQRLSIHLANFLEIPFDVYPQDAIMPLPLEEADVIVGDLPVGYYPVDERSKEMKLGFSEGHSYSHYLLLEQAVTATRPGGYVFLIVPTKLFEGEEVKQLQKYIATETEMQAFLNFPNSLFKTEQSRKSLLILQKKDPGNTKSVEVLLANIPDFKAQTQLQTFLAEVDEWMKENHSL; translated from the coding sequence ATGACTGAAGAAAAGAATATAATGGAAGTATTATTTGAAAAACTTGATGTAAAAAGTAAAGACCTCCACGATGAAAATGGTCAAAGCTATATTGAAAACTTAGGTTTGGCTTTGGAAGAAATTTATACTAATCAAAGAGACTTATTAGAACAATCTACTTTACAAGAGCGTAGAAAAGCCTTCCAGTTTGCTTATTTAAGCTTATTAAAGGAAGAAGTTATTCAGCCAAATCACCAAATGACGCCTGATTCTATCGGGTTTATATTAAGTTATCTCGTAAACTTGTTTAACAAAAACAAAAAGGAACTTAATATAGTCGATATCGCAAGTGGAACAGGGCACTTAAGTGCAACTATAAATGAACAAAATCAAGAGAAAAAGGTTATGCATCATCTCGTTGAGGTGGATCCTGTCTTACAACGTTTGAGCATCCATTTAGCTAACTTTTTAGAAATACCATTTGATGTATATCCACAAGATGCCATTATGCCGTTACCATTAGAAGAAGCAGACGTTATAGTAGGTGATTTACCAGTTGGTTATTATCCAGTCGATGAACGCAGTAAAGAGATGAAATTAGGCTTTAGTGAAGGACACAGTTATAGTCATTACTTATTGCTAGAGCAAGCAGTTACTGCAACTCGACCAGGAGGGTATGTATTTTTAATTGTTCCTACAAAATTATTTGAAGGCGAAGAAGTGAAACAGTTACAAAAATATATTGCTACAGAGACAGAAATGCAAGCATTTTTAAACTTTCCTAACTCATTGTTTAAAACAGAACAATCTCGTAAATCACTCTTAATTTTACAAAAGAAAGATCCTGGAAATACTAAGAGTGTTGAGGTATTGCTAGCAAACATCCCAGACTTCAAGGCACAAACTCAGTTGCAAACCTTTTTAGCTGAAGTAGATGAATGGATGAAAGAAAATCATTCTCTATAA
- a CDS encoding NAD kinase, producing MTSSKRIYLFTSKDRDVLETREKIQNEMEPHGFEFVSNYDHADIIASVGGDGSFLQACRKTNFSKDKVYIGIKTRLDQNYLYVDFSVDDIPHLINSIDSEEVMVRKYPILEVNLNDQMSYMCLNDFYIKSSVIKPMKMEIFIDDEYFEAFNGDGLLISTPTGSTGYNKSLDGAIIDPKIRSMQLTEIASLNNNNFRTVSSSVVLGDTRTLKITLDKEGNYYPIMGLDNEALSIQETDFITLKIQDKYIRTLKLPQNSFWSKVQRKFL from the coding sequence ATGACTTCTAGTAAACGAATTTATCTATTCACTTCAAAAGATCGGGACGTGTTAGAGACTCGAGAAAAAATTCAAAATGAAATGGAACCACATGGATTTGAATTTGTTTCAAACTATGATCATGCAGATATTATTGCTTCAGTCGGAGGTGACGGGAGTTTTTTACAAGCATGTAGAAAAACGAATTTCAGCAAAGACAAAGTATACATTGGTATAAAGACAAGATTAGATCAAAACTATTTATATGTTGATTTCAGTGTAGATGATATTCCACATTTAATAAACTCTATAGATTCAGAAGAGGTTATGGTAAGAAAATACCCAATCTTAGAAGTGAATTTAAACGATCAAATGTCTTATATGTGTTTAAATGATTTTTATATTAAATCCAGTGTCATTAAGCCTATGAAAATGGAAATATTTATCGATGATGAGTATTTTGAAGCATTTAACGGCGATGGTTTGTTAATATCTACACCTACTGGTTCAACAGGGTATAACAAATCTTTAGATGGCGCAATTATAGATCCTAAAATAAGAAGTATGCAATTGACAGAAATTGCATCTTTAAATAATAATAATTTCAGAACAGTTAGTAGTTCAGTTGTTTTAGGTGATACGAGAACACTGAAAATTACACTCGACAAAGAAGGTAATTATTACCCGATAATGGGTCTTGATAACGAAGCACTAAGTATTCAAGAAACTGACTTTATAACATTAAAAATTCAAGATAAATATATACGAACGCTTAAATTACCTCAAAACTCATTTTGGAGTAAAGTCCAACGAAAATTCTTATAA
- a CDS encoding RDD family protein: MTEASYEQIATTREQSDIERTVNKYMSEIKSIVFAGFWIRFFAYIIDILALAGFKGIVLSPLFALTNIQDEYLFVPYFSVENIISALIFYLYFVLMTYKFKGTLGKMCLGLSVYREDAKPLKFTDVLFREWIGRIISGALLGLPYLVVAFTKKHKGIHDYFGDTVVLKNKYIQLRNDFQKAAR; encoded by the coding sequence ATGACTGAAGCAAGTTACGAGCAAATCGCTACAACGCGTGAACAAAGTGATATTGAGCGTACAGTAAATAAATATATGTCTGAAATAAAATCCATCGTATTTGCAGGATTCTGGATTCGTTTTTTCGCGTATATCATCGATATATTAGCTTTAGCAGGATTTAAAGGTATCGTCTTAAGTCCTTTATTTGCATTAACGAACATTCAAGATGAATATTTATTTGTACCATATTTCAGTGTTGAAAATATCATAAGTGCTTTAATATTTTATTTATATTTTGTACTTATGACTTACAAGTTTAAAGGAACACTCGGTAAAATGTGCTTAGGATTGAGTGTTTATCGTGAAGATGCAAAACCTCTCAAATTTACAGATGTGTTATTTAGAGAATGGATTGGAAGAATCATTTCAGGTGCATTGTTAGGATTACCATATTTAGTAGTTGCTTTTACTAAAAAACATAAAGGTATACACGACTATTTTGGTGACACTGTTGTGCTCAAAAACAAATATATTCAATTGAGAAATGACTTCCAAAAGGCAGCAAGATAA
- a CDS encoding acetate kinase — MTKIIAINAGSSSLKFQLFEMPEEKVITKGLIERIGLKNSVFSISVNGEKITETLDIENHDVAVNIMLDALKEHNIINDINDIQGSGHRVVHGGELFPDSALVTDEVLAEMETLTDLAPLHNPANIMGIKAFRKLLPNIPHVAVFDTSFHQTMPEESYLYSLPYHFYKDYGIRKYGFHGTSHKYVSQRASELLDRPLDQLRIISCHIGNGASIAAIDGGKSVDTSMGFTPLAGVTMGTRSGNLDPALIPYIMEKTGKNAEEVLNILNKESGLLGISGSSSDLRDIQQDANEGNERAKLALDVFASRIHKYMGSYATRMHGLDAIVFTAGVGENSDTVRAKVLEGLEFMGVYWDQRLNTGLHGEEGFINYPHSPVKVIVIPTDEEVVIARDVLKFGKLA, encoded by the coding sequence ATGACAAAAATAATAGCAATTAATGCCGGTAGCTCATCTTTGAAATTTCAATTATTTGAAATGCCTGAAGAAAAAGTTATAACTAAAGGGCTAATCGAGCGTATCGGGTTAAAAAATTCAGTTTTCTCAATTTCGGTAAATGGAGAAAAAATAACTGAAACATTAGATATTGAAAATCATGATGTTGCAGTTAATATTATGTTAGATGCATTAAAAGAACATAATATCATCAATGATATTAATGATATTCAAGGTTCAGGACACCGTGTCGTACATGGTGGGGAACTATTCCCAGATTCAGCCCTTGTAACAGACGAAGTATTGGCTGAAATGGAAACATTAACGGATTTAGCGCCATTACACAATCCTGCCAATATAATGGGTATTAAAGCTTTCAGAAAACTGCTACCAAATATTCCGCATGTAGCTGTATTTGATACATCATTCCACCAAACGATGCCTGAAGAATCATATTTATATAGTTTGCCATATCACTTTTATAAAGATTATGGTATTCGTAAATATGGTTTCCACGGTACAAGTCATAAATATGTATCACAAAGAGCATCAGAATTATTAGATCGTCCTTTAGATCAGCTTAGAATTATTTCTTGTCATATCGGTAATGGTGCTTCTATCGCAGCGATAGATGGTGGTAAATCAGTAGATACATCAATGGGCTTCACACCATTAGCAGGTGTTACAATGGGAACGCGTTCAGGTAACCTTGACCCAGCTTTAATTCCATATATCATGGAGAAAACCGGGAAAAATGCAGAAGAAGTATTAAACATTCTTAACAAAGAATCTGGACTACTAGGTATATCTGGATCTTCAAGTGATTTAAGAGATATTCAACAAGATGCAAATGAAGGTAATGAACGTGCTAAATTAGCATTAGATGTATTCGCATCTAGAATTCATAAATACATGGGTTCTTATGCAACGAGAATGCACGGCTTAGATGCGATTGTCTTTACAGCAGGTGTAGGTGAAAACTCTGATACAGTGCGCGCTAAAGTATTAGAAGGTTTAGAGTTTATGGGTGTTTATTGGGATCAACGCTTAAACACTGGATTACACGGTGAAGAAGGATTTATCAACTATCCACACTCACCAGTTAAAGTTATTGTAATTCCAACTGATGAAGAAGTTGTCATTGCACGTGACGTATTGAAATTTGGTAAATTAGCATAA
- a CDS encoding copper homeostasis protein CutC has translation MIKESCVETISQIEHAIKNGANRIELCDNLSVGGTTPSYGIVKIAVEMCHQNNVEVAIMIRPRGGDFNYSYFEYEVMRQDIIQLKELNVDAFVFGCLDENGRLDEWKMKALKETSGNVPAVCHMAFDTINPYNQLKSLDWLINQQFERLLTHGGPSESSIFDNLNHLGKLLIHSKGNITIMPGGGLNRDNLSTLVEDIPFDEVHGTQIV, from the coding sequence ATGATCAAAGAATCTTGTGTAGAAACAATCTCTCAAATTGAGCACGCTATTAAAAATGGTGCAAATAGAATAGAGCTATGTGACAACCTATCAGTAGGAGGAACAACGCCAAGTTACGGTATAGTTAAAATCGCAGTAGAAATGTGTCATCAGAACAATGTAGAAGTCGCAATTATGATTAGACCACGCGGCGGAGATTTCAACTATAGCTACTTTGAATATGAAGTTATGAGACAAGATATTATTCAGCTAAAGGAATTAAATGTAGATGCATTTGTATTTGGCTGCTTAGATGAAAACGGACGCTTAGATGAATGGAAAATGAAAGCTTTAAAAGAAACATCTGGCAACGTTCCAGCCGTTTGTCATATGGCATTTGATACAATTAATCCTTACAATCAGCTTAAATCATTAGATTGGTTAATTAATCAGCAATTCGAACGTTTATTAACACATGGAGGACCAAGTGAAAGTTCGATATTTGATAATCTAAATCATCTTGGCAAATTGTTAATTCACTCTAAAGGAAATATCACAATCATGCCAGGTGGCGGATTAAATAGAGATAACCTATCAACACTTGTAGAAGACATCCCTTTCGATGAAGTACACGGTACACAAATCGTATAG
- a CDS encoding sulfite exporter TauE/SafE family protein, protein MEFDLNILLIVIIFGLIASFIDSVVGGGGLISLPALLAVGMDPATALGTNKLASSFGTFTSTMKFIKAKKVDFDIVGKLFPLSFIGSIFGAITATYLPPEYLKPLAIIILALVTIYSIVKKDWGDINKYKKLSLKKAILFIIGVVIIGYYDGFIGGGTGSFFLFMLLLIGLDYLHAAGNAKFLNLASNLGALLLFMVLGQVNYVYGFSMAASMVIGSYLGVTFAIRKGVSYVKVLFIVVTISLILKNVYDYVSSHFL, encoded by the coding sequence ATGGAATTTGATTTAAATATTTTACTCATAGTCATTATATTTGGTTTAATAGCATCATTTATAGATTCAGTAGTTGGTGGAGGAGGACTCATTTCTTTGCCAGCGCTGTTAGCTGTAGGTATGGATCCTGCTACAGCATTAGGTACAAATAAATTAGCGAGTTCATTTGGTACTTTTACAAGTACTATGAAATTTATAAAAGCTAAAAAAGTAGATTTTGATATAGTAGGCAAACTATTTCCGTTAAGTTTTATAGGTTCAATATTTGGTGCGATTACTGCTACATATTTACCGCCAGAATATTTAAAGCCGCTCGCAATTATAATATTAGCATTAGTAACGATTTACTCAATTGTTAAGAAAGATTGGGGCGATATTAATAAATATAAGAAATTGTCACTTAAAAAAGCCATTTTATTTATTATAGGCGTCGTTATTATAGGGTATTATGATGGATTTATAGGTGGTGGCACCGGGTCATTTTTCTTATTTATGTTGTTACTAATAGGTCTAGACTATTTACATGCAGCGGGTAATGCGAAATTTTTAAATTTAGCTTCTAATCTAGGTGCATTGCTCTTGTTTATGGTATTAGGTCAAGTAAATTATGTTTATGGATTTAGCATGGCTGCTTCAATGGTCATAGGATCATACTTAGGTGTTACTTTTGCTATTAGAAAAGGTGTTTCTTACGTTAAAGTTTTATTTATCGTCGTTACAATTTCATTAATACTTAAAAATGTGTATGACTATGTTAGCAGTCACTTCCTATAA
- a CDS encoding M24 family metallopeptidase produces MKRNEITTFLNEKGADAAWITTPLNIFYLTGYLSEPHERLFSLLISKDGDETLFCPKMEVEEAKNAGFTGNIVGYLDTESAFDLIDQQSYKTFAIESEHLSVKRLREVEKAFNVETIIDIDQVMKDIRNVKADNEIELLQEAAKYADLAIQAGVDKLEEGVTEIEVLNHIETTMKQHGISKMSFDTMVLFGDHAAAPHGTPGDRTLNNNEYVLFDLGVIYKGYCSDITRTVPFGTPSDKAKEIYNIVLDANKQAIKMIKPGAKISDCDKVARDIISNAGYGEYFPHRLGHGLGLSVHEFPDISSTNADEFKEGMVLTIEPGIYVPRVAGVRIEDDIVVTKDGHKILTSYQK; encoded by the coding sequence ATGAAACGTAATGAAATCACAACATTTTTAAATGAAAAAGGTGCTGATGCAGCATGGATAACAACACCATTAAACATATTTTATTTAACGGGATATTTATCAGAACCTCATGAACGTCTATTTAGTTTATTAATTAGTAAAGATGGCGATGAAACTTTATTTTGTCCAAAAATGGAAGTTGAAGAAGCTAAAAATGCTGGGTTTACAGGCAATATTGTAGGTTATTTAGATACTGAATCAGCTTTTGATTTAATCGATCAGCAATCTTATAAAACATTCGCAATTGAATCTGAGCACTTATCAGTAAAAAGACTTCGCGAAGTTGAAAAAGCTTTTAATGTAGAAACAATCATTGATATTGACCAAGTAATGAAAGACATTAGAAATGTTAAAGCAGATAATGAAATTGAATTGTTACAAGAAGCGGCTAAGTATGCAGATTTAGCTATTCAAGCTGGTGTAGATAAATTAGAAGAAGGCGTAACTGAAATCGAAGTATTAAACCACATTGAAACAACAATGAAACAACATGGCATTTCTAAAATGAGTTTCGATACTATGGTGCTATTTGGAGATCACGCAGCTGCCCCACACGGTACACCTGGAGATAGAACATTAAACAACAATGAATATGTACTCTTTGATTTAGGTGTCATTTATAAAGGTTATTGTTCTGATATAACGAGAACAGTTCCGTTTGGTACACCATCAGATAAAGCTAAAGAAATATACAATATCGTACTTGATGCTAATAAACAAGCTATAAAAATGATTAAACCTGGCGCTAAAATTTCAGATTGCGATAAAGTAGCAAGAGACATTATAAGCAATGCTGGATACGGTGAATACTTCCCTCATCGACTTGGTCATGGACTTGGATTAAGCGTTCACGAATTCCCTGACATTTCTAGTACAAATGCAGATGAATTCAAAGAAGGAATGGTATTAACGATTGAACCTGGCATTTATGTTCCTCGTGTTGCTGGCGTTAGAATTGAAGACGATATTGTTGTAACTAAAGATGGTCATAAAATTTTAACGAGTTATCAAAAATGA